The DNA region accctagtgggcaccacaATCTCCGGCGGCGCCAGGTGATCACAAATGAGGAAGGTGCTTTATGCCCCCTGTGCAGGCTGGAAGAGGAGTCTACAACACATCTGTTTTACTTATGTCAGGCCACAAACCCAATTTGGTATGAATGCTCTAAGTGGCTAGGAGTTCTATCGTCTCTGGTGCCTTCCCCACGGGAACACTTGCTCCAATTTTCTTCCATTGGCATCACTAAAGCACAAAGGGTGGGGGAGTGTGTTATTTAGATGACAATTGTGTGGACTATATGGCTACTCCGGAATAAAGTAATCTTTAATGGGACAACATTTGACAGGAATCACGTACTAGAGCTGGCACAATTGAAGGCTTGGCAATGGTTAAGCAGCAAAACAGACGAATTCTCTTATTCTTGGTATGAATGGTTGAGGAACCCAAGCTCTTGTATTCAAGCACTATGAGGGGAGGGGCGATTGGAGCAAGTTACTTCTATGATTGAACAGGGAGTGAATCCTAAGCTCTACGGTTTTAAAACAGAATACTGTACGAGTGCAAGGCCATATGCAATGCATGGTATGTTGTACAGTAGGATGGAGGGACTTATAAGGAGGTTTGGCATGTAATCCCCTTTGGATTACATTAATTTTATATTCCTTCATGTATCTTTTGcttttcttccttctttatCTTCTTGATGGTACTAGCTCTTTCTAGTTCATTGTTCATTGTATTTGGGTTAGCACTCCTTGTGCTAAAGTGAATGCAAtattttggcttatcaaaaaaaaaacgataCATTAGCTTCTCTAGAAACATAATAAAGACAAACTTTCCAATTACGAGACAAGGTGTGGTGAATCTCAAAAAGGTCACTCACATGTGGGTGGAAGTAGAAAGTATCTCATTTAATAAGTTAACAATCTGTTTCACCCACAACATTTCTAAAGTTGATGTCCCATTATAAATCATTAAATCTAGACCATAAATGTTGGAAATATTTTTGAGGATTTGGCGCTATGTTTGCTCCAATAAGCGCGTAAGTAAATGTGTGAACAAgtacaacacaacacaacacaacacaaggAAAAAACATACATACATCAGATTTCGGTGCCTCTTTAGTCGTGTGAGTGAGGTGGTACGTTGATCTAAGATTctcctttttttctttgtttctagGGAAGGGTCCCTTTTTGTCCAAcacctctcattttctttcactCCTTTTCACACTCCGCTGTTCTCCAATGTTCCTGCGTTAAACCCTAGTATTTCTCACTTCTACACTCCCACAAACACCAATCACCATAGCAGCATTTGCGAAATATGGGTCATTCTGACAACAATTTTCTCCAAGTCATCGCCAAGAACTTCGATGTTCTTGCtctgtatgttttttttttcactctatCTATGCTTTAATGGCATTACATGATGCAGATTCAGTTTTTTTAACTGCTTTTTTTTGTTGTATTTTACACTGAATCATGTTGTTTTGCTTTTGCTTTCAGGCCCTTGGTCACCCTTGTTTACCCCTTGTAAGTGTCTATGCTTTTattctgttattttattttggtattAGTGTATTACAGTGGAATGATTTGGTTGTGAGGATTTTTGTGACAGATATGCTTCAATCAAGGCCATAGAGACCAGGTCCATCACTGATGACCAACAATGGCTCACTTATTGGGTTCTATACTCTATGATCACACTCTTTGAGCTCACATTTGCCAAAGTTCTTGAAGTGTAAGTTCAATTTTGAAAATGGGACCTTTCTTTAGCAACATTGTCTTGCtattaaattttgtgaagtttctgTTGCTAATTTCGGGCTTCTGATTTGGTCTTATCCTAAGTTGATACTTGGTGATTGTGTTGCTAATTTCAGGCTTGCAATTTGGCCATATGCCAAGTTGATACTGAGTTGCTGGTTGGTTCTTCCACACTTTAATGGGGCGGCACATGTTTATAGGTACTACGTTAGACCATTCTACATGAACCCACAAATGCCACAATTGCCACTGTTGCCCCAAATGCCACAAATGCCAGGAACTTCTCATATGTGGTATGTTCCTCGGAAGAACATATTTAGCAAGCGGGATGATGTTCTTTATGCTGCTGAGAGATACATGGAAGAACATGGAACAGAAGAGTTTCAAAGACTCATAACCAAGGTATATATACTTATTGCCCTATTTTTCTGGTGAAGGGTATTCAGAATTCCAAAGTTAATCTTACGAAATTTGGTAAAGTTAAGCACTGATACTATTTGGATTGCTTAATGTTATAGCAAAAGTTAATGTAGCATCTAATTCAAACCTTTCCTCCCATTCCGCCATGGATTGATGGATGATTTAAACTATATAAAACCTATACATTTAATTTTGCATTAAGAATAATTCCTAGGAGGACTGGAAACATAATTGCACCTTATATTGAAAAGAAGTGGAAGATTTGTGTATTTAGTTCACATATTGATCAGGTAAAATGCAATCAATCACTCTAAGTTGAGTGTAACTCTAACTTTGCGGTGgttatggtggtggtgctccaTGCCTTGTGGTTGCTCCTCTGTCACTCAAGTTACCAAGTGTATAGTAGGGTTTAATTTAGAAAGCATGATTACGGAGTACCATGGTTCGTTTTGCCTCTATTAATACAAAAAGAGGTTGACGTCGCTGGAGCTCCTAGGCGCAATGGAGGTTGCGGCGAGCCCTGATTGTCGGGGTCGTGCTTACCTCCAGCAGTTGAGGGGTCTTGTGCACCTGAGCTCTATCACCTATTTGTTCTACCTCTAGGCGGTGTTTGGTCGTAGAACAGAGAGTCATTAACCTCGGGAGATTTGAGTAGAAAAGACTTTGGGAATGGTTCAAACGTTTCAGTGGAAGTTGGTCTTTTATGATAAGTCAGCAAATGTTCCTTTGAAGAAGTCGGCAACAAGAACTTGTTTAAGGTGTTACCTGAAAGGGACTACGCTAGCTATGTAACTGAGTTGTCCTACATTGGTCGTAAAGCGGCCATGATACATGGTGTTAACCTGGTACCAGAAAAGTTGTCTTGTTTGTCTTACGCAGGTGGTGTCCTGACCGTGGTTCTAGCCAGGTACCACAACAACTGTATCTGAATTGTCATATGTTGGTGGTGAGTTGTCCATGATACATGATGTTGACCTTGTATCAGAAAGGATGTATATAGATCATCCTAAGCAGGTTGTAAGTTGACCCAAGTAAAATCCCCTAGCTTTGGCCTTAAAGCGGAGTGAGGGCTGAGGTATGAGTGCAAATCGGTCCTTCTACATGGATATACTGGAACAGTAGTCGAACCACATACTGGCTTTGACCTTCACACAGATTGATGGTCGACGTATGAGTGTGATTCAGCCCTGATATATGGTGTGGAACCTTATACTGGAACACATATTATATCGATTATTTCACAAATTGTATTTTGATTTTAACGGTTACCAATGCCTGAATTTGAAAACTGAACTAAAATGAGGAAACAAATAATAAACATACAATGCTGGTACAGATTTAGTTCTTATTGTTATATCTTTATTGGGAGTATCCCATTTTGTAATGCAGTTTTCATGTTATGTGTATGAAATTATGCATATTTTAATCATGAAAAACACTTATAGATTGTTGGTATGCAATTATGCAGGCTGACAGAGAAGCTAGATCAAGGAGGAGTGGCAATCACATGATATTTGATGATGATTATAGATATTAGGTTTATTAACCCATAAACTACTCTGCATTGGCACTTTAACTTTTGTTTATAATGGTATGACTTATGAATTCAGGCATTCTTGGACATTTCTTTTTCACTAGACGTGTTCCATCCATTTTAAGTCATTAATCAAGTTAGTTTATCTATAacgaaagagagaaaagaacGGAAAATGTTGGGGAATGACGAAAATCATGCCAATTTTAGCATATTTTCCTTCATTTCCACTTCTTCACAAAAGTTTAGAAATGCAACTATTTTTCTCTAATTCTCACTTAACCCTTCCTTCTGACTTCTGATGCTAACTCAGTGGAAGCAGGATGTGAGGTATTAGAGGAATTAAATCCAATGCTTCAATGAATCAATAGTTATGGATTTAATTTCTTCTTATGCTACCTCCAACTCAATCACCTAACAATTGGTAGCAATAGTTATGTAGTTTCAAGCTTCACCAAAATGTTCTTCCAGGAGCTGTGGCCAAAATGATATTTTATAGCAGAAGGCCATGCAATTTTCATGAGATACTATCATATACTCTTAGAATATTATGGGGCTATCATGTGAGTTTCTTTCTAGGGTCAATACATGACCCAATTGATATTGCAACTTAGACAACACCAGTTCAGATTGTACTCTTGCCAACTTAACAGATTTAAAAGTGCTGCAGGCCACGCTAGAGTTATAACAACTTGCTTTAAGATATAGAAAATAGCAGGGCGTGTCATCTCTCCTAATCAATCTTTGATTAATAAAATACTTCTGAAAAGGCCTTTACTGCTTGAATAGAATCCTCAACACGCTGCATAGaattctttgttttgttttttttttggtcaatagaaTTCTTTGTTTAATTGCAACCATGTCGTTCATGGGAAAGATGCTTGTTTATATATCCGGTTGTCACTAGGCTTTTTTAAATCAATGAAGTGGTAAGCACAGTCCATGAATAAAAATTTGGTATCCACTCATAACAGGGCAAAAAGCACACACATTGGAGTCGTTATAGGTGAAATAGGTTAATAGATCAAGTGCTGCAATgcatcaaaaacaaaaatttcagTTTAACCATGTGGACAAAGGCCTTTTAATAATGTCTCTTGCAAATTGCAATCTTGCATGAAGGATTTTGGAAGAAAAGGAAACGGAAGGAAAATTTTACAACTTCAATGAAACAAAAGATTACAGCATTAAATTTATGCTAATCTATCATtttatgttttaattaaaaaaatatcaatttaaaaatatttattcaaatAGAAGATTTTACTCTACCCTCTCCACTCCATCCAAACAAGCCCTATAAAAACATACCCCATGTTAGATTGGTAAACGATTTTAATGGAGCAATGTATATTTATTGACAggattttaaataattattgaaaAACAGAATAATTTTTCAAATTCCCCTTAAACACATGGAATTTTGAAAATCCCTCATCAAACTCTCTCAACAAAAGTCTTATGTTTCCAGGATTTGTCCAGACAAGACGTTCTCCAAATTCTGCTCCTAATTAAAATACATCAACAAAGGGTTAATGTTCTTTGATCTTACACTTCCTCTTTTAATTGGACAAAACTTCCTTTCAATCCACTTTTCACACTAGATTTTCAAGACAATGATGCACGATTAGACAAACACAACTGCAAGAATAGCCATTGATAGAAGTTCTTGCCACCACCCGTTACATAGTCGTGCAGGTATATGTTCTACATGCAGTTAGATATATGTAGAAGTACTAGCGCGTAACATATGTTCCGCCGAGAGACTCTGTTGTCAGTAAAGGCTAAGTTGCAGTTGCTACCCTTCATTTAGCCAATATCTGAAAGAAATGACCTCTTCACAGTAAAAGAAGATACATTAAACTACATGACCATGCTACCTTCTCTGATGGGGAATGTATGCCTTATCAACTGAAGTCGTCTCCTCCTTGAATGGTTGGGTAGAGGGATCTGAGAGACTGGGTACTCTAGAAACACTACACTTCCCTCTCTTAGCATTTGGTCCCACCACCTCTATCATGTATTTCCACCCATCAATTGGCCTTCTTCGGCTAAATATATGAGTCTTGATAAAACTTGCAATCTGCACACAAGTTCCACAAAGTTATGAATGATACAAGgaaccaaaaaacaaaacacagGATGAAGCGGCAATGTAAATGCTGATAATAtaacacacacacaaacacacataTAACTAGAAGTAAATTCAAGAACTTCATgattcccaaacatacaatattAATGCTTCAAATTGGGAATTAGAAAGACATCATTTCAATCTATTATTTACACAAACAAGACACACCTGAAACTTGCTATAAGCAATTCGTCgctcaaattcttggagaagtaTATCTTCTTCTCTCTGGGACATCTCCCATACGTTTCCTTCTTGATTTTTTGATATTGTTTCCCATCCATCAGGCATGTTTTTGAACtcagaagtttcaacttttGCGTTGTTCAGGTCATTATTGCCAGTGTCAAAAATGCTGCAGTTGTTCAGACCATTAAGTAAAATCATACACAACTATTAAAGCATGTGTGGAATTTGAAAAAACTAAAGATGCCGTGAAGAGACATAGATGTGAACAAAAACACACTACAAGAACCTGAAAAATCCAAGGTCTATATAGCACAGCATGGATAACATTAAAAAGTTAGATAGTCATCTGTTAATATCTAAATTCTAACCATATATAGAGGTGAGTTCGGAAGTTAATCCCCATAATCAAAACAGTAGTACTTCTACATGATTTATCTTCTCTTAAGTGAGTGAGCCACTCTAGAATGTAAAGTAAGCCATCATATTGTTGATTGAAAAATCAACAGTTTGAAATTGTGATCAAAATACTTGCATACCTAAAACAAACTATATATATTGTTCTTTAAATCTCAACTATTGATTTCGCAATCAACAGCTGCGATGTCTCACTTTACATTCTAAACAGATTCCCTAAATTTAGAGGCGTTAAATCTCTAGTTTATAGTAGTCATTTACTAACTCTTATCCACATCCCAATCCTGAACTTTCACATAATCCTTAAGCTTTCAAGAGCGTCAGTCACTAACATATGGCACCGCAGCTTTTGCGACCAAGCGGCCAAGAGTTCGATTACTACCACCCCATTATCATCAAGTTCAATCTCAACACAAGGTAGTGTTCCCAATAAACTCTATGCATAAAGggcatgttagaaatataaaacGAATCGCGAACCTTCCCCTACAGCTTAAATTATGGTAGAAATGGCCATTAATAACATTACATAACAGAGTATCAAATGATAGAAACTGAGATTATCAGACACATCATGTTCCTGTTTCTTCACATATTAAGCAACAGGTTTCAAAAATGTCTATACAGAAAACGCAAACagagtgagagagaaagagaagttaTACATACTCAGAGCAGCTATCAAGCAATCTCTGAATGTCATCACCAGCAGGAGAGTCAGAATCACCCAACTTAGCCTCCTCAAGCTTCTCGATCTCCTTCATCCAAAGACCagcatgcaacttctgcttcttcaACCGATAATCCTTCTTCATATTCTCCACACTATAAAGCGCACCGTTTTCCTCCCTCTTCTCCTTCGCATCCTTCGACCCCTTTCGCCTCTCGTTCCAATTCTCATTCATCTCCTCCACGAACGCCTTCGTCTCCGCGTCCGCCAAGTTCACGTCGCCCTCCCACGGCGCCCGATTCTTCGGCGTGAGATCCTCCGGCAGCCACGCCGATTCCCAAGCCTCGTTCCACTCGTCTTCGCCGCTCCGGGACTCGCGGCTTGATAACCACCGCGTAGTTGCCGGAACTTCGTTGGGTGAACTGAAACGGAGTTTCGCCGCCGCCACCGCCGGTGACAGAGCGTGGAACTGCTTCGCCGTTGTTGTGATTCGTCGAAACGCTTGCATTTTCAGCGTGGAGTGGTTTCTCACTCTTTCCGGGGACAAGAAGGGGTTAGATAATTGGGCTTTGGGCTGGGCTTTTTCTCATGTGATTATTGGGCCTGTAACAGCTTACCAGACCATTTTTTGACCAAAAATATAGGTGGGCAAATTTATAAGTGATTCATCATTCATTGCtttgaccaaaaacaaaaaaatcattcATTGCAAAGAAAAATACTATCATGGTTCTTTTTGCACATcctaaaattactttttaatgttttataccctcaatttataaaaaaatcttaatttcAGCCAAGTAGTTTTTTAGTATGTTAGCTTATTATGTAATGGGTAACTCTTGTGCTATGCTGTAGTGTTGTATAGGGTTGAATATCTTTAATTTATAAATGTTGTTTGGCTTGACTTTGGCTTAAATCTAATCATGaaccttttttaaaaaattattgacATGTTTTAAATATAAAGTTATTAACTTTGGTATCCTTTTAAAATGAAAGGATTTAGTACTATTTAGTCTATTATTCAAAAGAGCAATGCTACGTGGCTCGACAAAGCAGGCACGAGAGGTGCACGAGACTCATTTAGTTGCGTTTTTGAACTGCCATAAAATTATAACTGTAAAAAAATAACAGCTACAGtttctggcggttttaaaccgccagaaaATGCTTCGTGCGTGATGCACGAGATCCCATGTCATGTCACACAGTATTTTCTTCAAAATATTATTACGGATCATAAAAGCTTTAATCTAACATATCATTGCAAAAATTGTCTTTACTTTTTAAAATGGGCATAGGAAAAATtgtctttactttttttttcgatGAATGAAAAGTTTTGGTGTATTCAGCTCCAATCACCACCACAGGTCAAGGCATGTGTTTAGAACCTAGGTCGTTTAGGGAGATATTTACATATTATTCACAAACAAAATCTTCATACGGATGGCGTGAATCAAACACACAACctcataaaaaaaagtgatcCGTTTTTACTAATTGTACCTGAATTGGTAAAATGCCTTTATAATACTTAATACGCTATCCATTTGTGATGTTATGACATCATTTAAATCCACCGTTGATGGTTAAGATTTGAAGTCAGCCTTGGGGCCGGGAAAGATGAGTTAAAAAGAAAAGTTTGAGAGAAGAAACAGGGTTGGACGAACACAGAAATTTCAATTCAAAGGTGCCACAGTTGACATGTCTTTGTCAAGGTCTCAAGGATGAAGGAACAAGAACATTAGAAAAAAGCACAACACGGCACGAAGCATTATGATGGTCACTGTTTCTTGACTTTTAATTTGATGGACTCTTTCATTTGTCGTTGATTTTGAGTTGCCCATTTCACGAAGGAATTAGGTTGGATATGTCAAGAAAGCAAGCGACGTCTGCCTGCCGTCTAGAAGATTAATTGCTGAATTAGACCTGATCTACCACATATATTATGGAGACTTATCATCATGCATCTACCCCATAAATTTATCCATATAACAAGTCATAATGTATGCGATAcgtttatatttattttgagaGGAATTATATACTTAAAATGTATATAGATGATTAATTGGGCAAATTCAATTGaatattgtaacaaaaaaaaaaatcaattgaatATGAATCGAGATGTGTGCAAGGTATTTTAGGCAAATGTTACTTGTCTAAATAACTTTTAAAAAAGTTTAGCTTAAATCACACAAGTTCTAAGTAGAccaatgatatttaagataagtaAAATTTCTAATCTATATATCTTAAATCTTATTGATCCATTTAGAATTAGGATGATCTAACTCAGTTTTTCTAATGTTATTTAAACAACTTCAAATGTTATATGACTGTGACATATGAATGTAGtacacaaatattttttttttgaaagtgtagTACACAAATACTTACAACGTAACCAATCAAATaacatgaaaacataaaataatatTCTCAAAACAATGATAAAAAAGAAAGTTGAAATTACTTTTCCAATTACGAACATAAAGAAACATGATCCGGTGTGTAAATAAACGATCACTCAAATATGTAAATAACTAAATATGTATAGATGCTTTTGTGTATCATGAATTCGTTTgcaagataaataaaaaaagatgtatttaattttaaattgagataagtaaatattatataagatgtatttaattttaaatggaGATatgtttattataaatattaaattaatatgTTTACCatgtatatattttataatagaAGTCTTAAATCTTCTCCAAAATCTAGCTTTTCTTCGCGTGACAATCTTTCATCAGGTGAGAACCATTTCTTCTCCTCCATTCTAGGTTACATTCTCTTGCCCATTTCCTCCACTCCAGGGGCGGAGGCACCGGGGTGGCTCACCGGTGCCGCCACGCCccccatttttttaattttcattccaAAAGTATGTATATTTTCCTTTTAGCACCGGtgaaaaactaaataaaaattatcaGGTGTATTATGTATCAAATAACATATGGTAGTGCAGTGGTTTGCACTTGGTAATTTTCAATCATGTCCCATGTAAAAAGTGTTTTGATTAGGAATCGAACCCCCTACAATGAGAATATCTTCTCATAACTTACCGTCAGGCTAGAGATAAGTATATTTACTTTTTTGACGAATTAGTTTATTTATACATATACAAATATCATTGGCTATTTTTGACAAACTTATGAGTTGGATAGTATTTCTTATCCTCGAATTAATTATATATCTCGCCTGCTtgtaaaaatatcaattatattAATTGATTTACACATGTGAAGTCTTTTGGATTATTGTTTGATAAAATTATATAAACGATAAAGTTCGATTAAATAAAGGATAAAAGATTAAATATGTGTATAGAAATTATACGTAAAAGTATGTTCAAAAATGAATATTgtttagatattttttttgCCAATATTGtttagatattttttttaacaaattatTGTTTAGATAAAAGAaagcaaaataattttttaaataatatttcgCCACCCCGGTGCCAAAATTCTGGCTACGCCCGTGCTCCACTCGTCTTTTTTCTTCTACATCTATCATTACATGTTTTGACTACCCGTTATTTCTTCTACATCTTTCAATCCTCCTATATCTTTCTGCATTTTCAATTTTATGTGTCGATTACCCCATTATTTCTTCTTCTTGCATCGTTGATCGTTTTGGAACTTTAATTTTTCATCTTATTCgtcgtttttttttaaattatgaaaTCATGGTGGAAAAGACTCAATCCATTTTGAGTTCCTCTACAAAGGTAAAAAGATTTGATATTTCTTTGTTTTACTATGTTTTTATTGATGTGTCTAATGACACCATTGTTTCTCCTTCATGTATGCTTGTTAGATTGTGTTCAAACCCATTCATCTTTTTTCGACTTCCTCCGCAAAGGTTGAAAGATGTGACCTTCCTCTGTTTTACTATGTGTTCATTGATAATGACACCATTGTTCTCATTCATATATGTTTTTCAGTTTGAATGTGTGGGTATTTTACTTCATGTGTTATCGGTGTCCCCGTAACATATTTGAAATCATGATGGAAAAGGCTCAACCCATTTCGGGTTCCCGTAACATGATTTTACATTAAACACACACAAAGTTATACATAAAATTGCATATCAAAATTATTTGGAGCaaattttactttaatttaatACTTTTAACTTATTTCAACAATCCAGTAAGAACCTATTCGTATTTGTctaaaagaagaaaacaattttGTGATATCTTGATATGTTTCGAATTAAGTTGGATTAAATTACTTTCACTAACATCttgattccttttttgcttacCAAGGAAATACGGGAtgtaaatttttcaaaaaaaatgttaatattTAAAATGTATACATAAAATGATTGGttagttacttttttttttgaaaagaaaatgattggttagttagagcaactccaacgctggtttcttaacccAGTGTTGGAGTTGCTAAGGAacgtttcttattttggggtTACATTGGAGTTTGTCTACTTGGCAGTTTTGGTTCCTTAGCAACAGTGCAGAGTTCCTTCCGCAAGGAACTCTGCTCTTTGGTttcttagattaaaaaaatgatattttctctCACATGCTTCAACGGATTTCAGAGAGAAGCTTaacaaaatgaaagaaaatggaagatgaaCAACATAACAACATGAACAGAATCAAGATgaacataatttttttgaatgaaaaaaCATGAAGGAGAAACAATGGTTATAGCCGGTTTCTTCCCGTTTGGGAGTGGTTTAACCGGTTAGAccggtttttttttaaatttaattgttttaaatatttagtaaaatttaatttaaattaaattcgtataaataataattaaattatttttaagttcaagtattgatttagtattaaattttaaatctaaattgggtgaaaataaatattattaatttatgttgtatggtgggacacgagacccttcaaatagtaatttaagaaaccatgggttggaggAAAATCTGCTTTAGTTCCTTAGGAGTtccttaagtctgatgtggcagtacgaACCCACATGAATAGGGCAAGATAGTGCCAAATAGTGTtttaagaaaccaaataaggaactgtgggttggagttgctcttacgTTGCACCCCATACGTACAAGTGCAAATTACTTAGACTATGTgatatgcttataaaaaaaacttggagtgtgtgatatatatatagatatagccTTAATATGCTCCAATAAAATCTACTAACAGTATATCCGTAATAAACTCTTCGAACTTATTTctagaaattaatttttatatcaaTTGAGTTTTTCCTAGTAAAGTTTTAATAAGTTTCATATCCTACAAAAATTGTGGATAAATTAGAGAGTGACTAAAACAACAATCTTTTTGGATTTGAGGGAgtataaacttttttttgttacatcgaaAAATTGAGAGAGTATAAACTAATCACTCAACATTCGGGAGATTATTAAAATAACAAGCACATAAAAGTAATCAAATAAACAAGTCTTAAAATCATCAAATGAACAATGGTCACTAGATCCAAGTCAAAACTAAAAATtctctcctttttctttttcttccttttataTTGTTTTCCAAACTCAGCTGGCTCTAATGGTGTTACAACCAAACTCAATTGGCTCTAATGATGTTGCAAATTTATAAACATGGCCTTCAACATGAATGTTGTTACTTGAGGAAGCATTGATGCTAGAGTATAGGTAGGAAATTGTTGAGAAAAAACTGagtgaaagatttttttttgataagcaagagAAAGAAACAAGGGCAGATGGCCGGTGGAAGTGGTGGTAGAGCAAAAAATGAGTTTACTTCCTAGAGATGGGAGATGAACACGATTGAGAAAAAAGAGAACGGAAAACAAATTCTCATAGGGGCTTGTTAGAGGACCATGTTAAAATTTTGTGTATGGGCATTTATTATTTGGTGGACCTTGCTTTTAGAAAGCAAGTTGAatgaataatttgatttttt from Lotus japonicus ecotype B-129 chromosome 2, LjGifu_v1.2 includes:
- the LOC130739845 gene encoding HVA22-like protein c → MGHSDNNFLQVIAKNFDVLALPLVTLVYPLYASIKAIETRSITDDQQWLTYWVLYSMITLFELTFAKVLEVLAIWPYAKLILSCWLVLPHFNGAAHVYRYYVRPFYMNPQMPQLPLLPQMPQMPGTSHMWYVPRKNIFSKRDDVLYAAERYMEEHGTEEFQRLITKADREARSRRSGNHMIFDDDYRY
- the LOC130739848 gene encoding protein GAMETE CELL DEFECTIVE 1, mitochondrial produces the protein MQAFRRITTTAKQFHALSPAVAAAKLRFSSPNEVPATTRWLSSRESRSGEDEWNEAWESAWLPEDLTPKNRAPWEGDVNLADAETKAFVEEMNENWNERRKGSKDAKEKREENGALYSVENMKKDYRLKKQKLHAGLWMKEIEKLEEAKLGDSDSPAGDDIQRLLDSCSDIFDTGNNDLNNAKVETSEFKNMPDGWETISKNQEGNVWEMSQREEDILLQEFERRIAYSKFQIASFIKTHIFSRRRPIDGWKYMIEVVGPNAKRGKCSVSRVPSLSDPSTQPFKEETTSVDKAYIPHQRR